The Glycine soja cultivar W05 chromosome 15, ASM419377v2, whole genome shotgun sequence region AGTAGGGAAGTTAATAATCCCCAGTTCCATTTTCTGAAACCGACCCACAGCATGTTTACGTTTTTTACTTCCCTTGCGGATGCATATTCAAAGGTTTTGATGCCACCAAAGGGTTTGACTGAGAAGCTAAAGAAGAGTGTGTTTGATATGACTACTGTCCTTGAAAGGTGTGTGAATAGGCTGGAGTGGGAGCGTTCGCAAGAGCAAGCTAGGCAAAAGGCTGAGGATGAGATAGAACAGGAAAGAATACAAATGGCTATGATTGATTGGCATGATTTTGTGGTGGTTGAAACAATAGATTTTGCTGATGATGAGGATCAAGAGTTACCTCCTCCAATGACTATTGAGGAGGTTATAAGGAGAAGCAAGGTGACTGCCATGGAAGAAGATATTGTTGAGCCTGGAAAGGAGGTTGAAATGGAAATGGATGAGGAAGAGGCCCAGCTTGTTGAGGAGGGCATGAGAGCTGCTAGTTTGGAAGACCATGATGACAGGAAACAGAATGAAGTCAGGGTTACTGAAGACCCTGAACCACCGATGAGAATTGTTAAGAACTGGAAGAGACCAGAGGAAAGGATTTCTGTGGAAAGAGATTCAACCAAGTTTGTTGTTTCTCCTATCACTGGTGAGTTAATTCCTATTAGCGAAATGTCAGAACATATGCGGATTTCTCTCATTGATCCCAAGtacaaagaacaaaaagaaagaatgttTGCCAAAATTCGAGAGACAACTTTGGCTGCGGATGATGAAATTTCAAGAAACATTGTTGGACTTGCTCGGACCCGTCCTGATATATTTGGTACTACGGAAGAAGAGGTCTCCAATGCTGTCAAGGCAGAGATTGAGAAGATAAATGATGAGCAACCAAAGCAGGTTATATGGGATGGTCACACTGGTAGCATTGGGCGCACTGCAAACCAAGCCATGTCACAAAATATTGGAAACGAGGATCAAAACGATGCTTCTAATAATGAAGCCAGGAACCTTCTGGGTCCTGCTGCACCTCCTCCAAGACCAGGTATGCCTTCAGTTCGtcctcttccaccaccacctggACTGGCATTGAATCTTCCTCGTGTTCCTATCCAATATTCTGCTCCCCATAGTGGTGCCCTTCCAATGCCTCCACCTAGACCCATGATGCCATCTATTCGGCCTGCTCCTCCTCCTCCAATGCCAATGAATACTGGACAGCAGTCAGTTATGGCTGGCCAACCACCCCCAATGCATCCATCAATTCCTATGAATAACCAAGGGATTCCCATACCCCCACCACCGGGATCTCAGTTCACTCATGTTCCAGTTCCACGACCTTTTGTTCCTCTTTCTGTTCCTCCATCAGTTATGCCTATGATGCATCCACCACCTTTGCCTCAAGGacttccaccaccaccgccaccaGAGGAGGCTCCTCCCCCACTCCCAGAAGAACCAGAACCAAAGAGGCAGAAACTTGATGATTCTGCTCTGATCCCCGAAGATCAATTTCTGGCTCAACATCCTGTATGGACCAACCTAGTTAACAATCATTATTATGTTCAATGTATATATAGATTATATTTATTGTCAGTGCTATTTTTGTCCATCCTAACTGGCATTTTGTCTTCATGACTGTAGGGACCTGTTCGCATTAGTGTATCTGTTCCTAATGTTGATGAGGGAAATCTCAAGGGACAAGTTCTGGAAATTACAGTGCTATCTTTGTCTGAAACTGTTGGTAGTCTGAAGGAAAAAATTGCTGGGGAGATCCAGCTCCCTGCTAATAAGCAGAAATTGAGTGGAAAGCCTGGCTTTCTCAAGGATAATATGTCACTTGCCCATTACAATGTTGGTGGAGGTGAAACACttaccctcaccttaagagagcgtggtggtagaaagagatgagCATATTGCTTGCATTTCTGTTCAAGAAGGTTGTTGTAATCTTTGCCTTATTATGAGGCATATGGATTCTTATAGTATTGATAGACTACATGATGTTATATCTGGAATTTTATGTTGAATACATTAGATTTATTGTATTGTGATCTTGAGGTATTTACTGCTGTCATGGAGACTGATGTTAATTCTGGAATACAGATTTTGGCaccttggcacttctctcttgAGGTGAATGGGAAGTTCTATTAGTGGTTCCTTTATCTAAACTGATCGATTCAAATTATTTGCAGCACTAGTTTTTACATTCTTTTGAATTACCATTGATTTATTGCGAAGTTACtgatttgtttttaattggAGCTCCTTTGTTGTCAGGAAGGGATCATTTACATATcaatatatttgtttgtttttttcattttcagtgtTCTTGCAATAATGAA contains the following coding sequences:
- the LOC114387816 gene encoding probable splicing factor 3A subunit 1, with translation MMLGSLPILPLPAPPSDGNLGPLPESQVIEEEQNQSNSASVPAPVTVATHTRTIGIIHPPPDIRTIVDKTAQFVAKNGPEFEKRIVANNTGNAKFNFLNSSDPYHAYYQHRLSEFRAQNQSSQPEDSAVLESAPSAPAPDSNGVAAAAAEKPDVSAQFRPVRKVLEPPEAELYTVRLPEGITGEELDIIKLTAQFVARNGKSFLTGLTSREVNNPQFHFLKPTHSMFTFFTSLADAYSKVLMPPKGLTEKLKKSVFDMTTVLERCVNRLEWERSQEQARQKAEDEIEQERIQMAMIDWHDFVVVETIDFADDEDQELPPPMTIEEVIRRSKVTAMEEDIVEPGKEVEMEMDEEEAQLVEEGMRAASLEDHDDRKQNEVRVTEDPEPPMRIVKNWKRPEERISVERDSTKFVVSPITGELIPISEMSEHMRISLIDPKYKEQKERMFAKIRETTLAADDEISRNIVGLARTRPDIFGTTEEEVSNAVKAEIEKINDEQPKQVIWDGHTGSIGRTANQAMSQNIGNEDQNDASNNEARNLLGPAAPPPRPGMPSVRPLPPPPGLALNLPRVPIQYSAPHSGALPMPPPRPMMPSIRPAPPPPMPMNTGQQSVMAGQPPPMHPSIPMNNQGIPIPPPPGSQFTHVPVPRPFVPLSVPPSVMPMMHPPPLPQGLPPPPPPEEAPPPLPEEPEPKRQKLDDSALIPEDQFLAQHPGPVRISVSVPNVDEGNLKGQVLEITVLSLSETVGSLKEKIAGEIQLPANKQKLSGKPGFLKDNMSLAHYNVGGGETLTLTLRERGGRKR